A stretch of the Ascaphus truei isolate aAscTru1 chromosome 4, aAscTru1.hap1, whole genome shotgun sequence genome encodes the following:
- the LOC142492081 gene encoding uncharacterized protein LOC142492081 — protein MEQVSSPGSASSTLLEEHHGDEDDEYDEDDATEETEIQSCDHEEVPIETVVPPNRPSTSTYDAIVASEGKIVDAENRRHSDMMTVLERMIGLQEETVSQLAHLHRVFIEVPKQLQKINTSFEALVVQQTQANYWRMTNVPQFNTSQPGSVHAGQFSPHSSDIHSPGPNVTGQVAEIAVQVPDDILPLPSVQNQQLTPTKEPTKTKYKQLLLTSFWSKTTKDTHETDQPSLVQCLPTCSHVSLGTSPVREQSLPKSPVGESLPKSPVGESLPKSPVGESLPKSPVGESLPKSPVGESLPKSPVGESLPKSPVGESLATSPVGESLATSPVGEQSLATSPAREVPEATQSGSVVPKVGGKRKRKIQETTSRPVTRSQKEQKK, from the exons atggaacaagtgtcttcacctgggtcagccagctcaacactactagaag aacatcatggtgatgaggatgatgagtatgatgaggatgacgccacagaagagactgaaatacaatcatgtgaccatgaagaggtgccaatagaaactgttgtaccgccaaatcgtccatcaacttccacatacgatgcaattgtagcttcagagggaaaaatagtggacgcagaaaatcgtcgccattcagacatgatgacagtgctggaaaggatgattggactgcaggaagaaacagtatcacaattggcacatctccacagagtcttcattgaagtgcctaaacagttgcaaaaaatcaacacctcattcgaagcattagttgttcagcaaacacaagctaattactggagaatgactaatgtaccacaattcaacacctcccagccaggatctgttcatgcaggtcagttttcaccacattcatctgatattcattcaccaggcccaaatgttaccggtcaagtagcagagattgctgtgcaggttcctgacgacatactaccactgccatctgtacaaaatcagcagctgacacctacaaaggagcccacaaaaacaaaatacaagcagttactactgaccagtttttggtcaaaaacaacaaaagacacacatgaaacagaccaaccatcacttgtgcagtgtctaccaacttgctcacatgtgtcactgggcacaagccctgtccgtgaacagtcactacccaaaagccctgtaggtgaatcgctgcccaaaagccctgtaggtgagtcgctgcccaaaagccctgtaggtgagtcgctgcccaaaagccctgtaggtgaatcgctgcccaaaagccctgtaggtgaatcactgcccaaaagccctgtaggtgaatcactgcccaaaagccctgtaggtgagtcactggccacaagccctgtaggtgagtcactggccacaagccccgtaggtgaacagtcactggccacaagccctgcccgtgaagtgccagaggccactcaaagtggctctgttgtgcctaaagttggtggcaaaagaaaaaggaaaattcaagagacaacaagcaggcctgttactcgctcgcaaaaggaacaaaaaaaataa